The following proteins come from a genomic window of Aphelocoma coerulescens isolate FSJ_1873_10779 chromosome 18, UR_Acoe_1.0, whole genome shotgun sequence:
- the SRP68 gene encoding signal recognition particle subunit SRP68, with the protein MAAERQAGGGGRGAGAEENKEHKDSKDNKENERPAGPHPGGLGDSLGLEILQIVKESQQQHGLRHGDFQRYRGYCSRRLRRLRKTLNFKMGNRHKFTGKKVTEEILSDNRYLLLILMDAERAWSYAMQLKQEANTEPRKRFHLLSRLRKAVKHAEELERLCESNRVDAKTKLEAQAYMAYLTGMLRFEHQEWKAAMEAFNKCKTIYEKLANAFTEEQAVLYNQRVEEISPNIRYCAYNIGDQSAMNELMQMRLRSGGTEGLLAEKLEALITQTRAKQAATMSEVEWRGRTVPVKIDKVRIFLLGLADNEAAIAQAENEETKERLFESLLSECRDAIQAVREELKPDQKQREHSLENDSGKVSNIQYLHSYLTYIKLSTAIRRNESMAKSLQKALLQQQRSDEDGKRSPRPQDLIRLYDIILQNLVELTQLPGLEEDKNFQKEIGLKTLVYKAYRCFFIAQSYVLVKKWSEALVLYERVLKYAREVQSGAGAHRNSLKELPDVQDLITQVNAEKYSLQAAAILDANDPHETESPSQVKDGKPLSERFETFCLDPSLVSKQVSLVHFPPGFQPIPCKPLFFDLALNHVAFPPLEDKVEQKAKSGLTGYIKGIFGFKS; encoded by the exons ATGGCGGCGGAGCGGCAGGCGggtggcggcggccgcggggccggggcggaggAGAACAAGGAGCACAAGGACAGCAAGGACAACAAGGAGAACGAGCGGCCGGCGGGGCCGCATCCCGGCGGCCTCGGCGACAGTCTGGGCCTGGAGA TCCTGCAGATCGTGAAGGAGTCGCAGCAGCAGCACGGCCTGAGGCATGGGGACTTCCAGAGGTACAG GGGTTATTGCTCCCGCAGGCTGAGGCGGCTCCGCAAAACTCTCAACTTCAAGATGGGCAACAGGCACAAGTtcactgggaagaaagtgaCTGAAGAGATTCTCTCAGACAACAG gtATTTGCTGCTGATCCTGATGGATGCAGAGAGGGCCTGGAGCTATGCCATGCAGCTGAAGCAGGAGGCCAACACGGAGCCCCGCAAGCGCTTCCATTTGCTGTCGCGGCTGCGCAAGGCCGTGAAACATgctgaggagctggagaggCTCTGTGAGAGCAACAGGGTGGATGCCAAGACAAAGCTGGAAGCTCAG GCGTACATGGCTTATCTCACCGGGATGCTTCGCTTCGAGCATCAGGAGTGGAAGGCAGCAATGGAGGCTTTCAACAAATGCAA GACCATCTATGAAAAGCTGGCCAATGCTTTCACAGAAGAACAAGCTGTGCTCTATAACCAGCGTGTGGAGGAGATCTCGCCCAACATCCGCTACTGTGCCTACAACATTG GTGACCAATCTGCCATGAATGAGTTGATGCAGATGAGACTGAGGTCTGGTGGCACTGAAGGTCTTCTTGCAGAAAAACTGGAG GCACTGATCACCCAGACTCGGGCCAAGCAGGCAGCCACGATGAGCGAGGTGGAGTGGAGAGGGAGAACTGTCCCAGTGAAGATTGACAAAGTGAGGATCttcctgctggggctggctgaCAACGAGGCAGCAATCGCTCAG GCAGAAAATGAGGAGACAAAGGAACGTTTGTTTGAGTCTTTACTCAGTGAGTGCAGAGATGCCATTCAGGCTGTTCGGGAAGAATTGAAACCAGACCAG AAGCAGCGAGAACACTCTCTGGAAAATGATTCTGGGAAGGTGTCCAACATCCAGTACTTACACAG TTACTTGACCTACATCAAGCTGTCCACGGCCATCAGGCGCAATGAGAGCATGGCCAAGTCCCTGCAGAaggccctgctgcagcagcagcgctCCGACGAGGACGGCAAGCGCTCGCCACGGCCGCAGGACCTCATCCGCCTCTACGACATCATCCTGCAG AACCTTGTGGAACTGACACAGCTTCCTGGCCTAGAAGAGGACAAGAACTTCCAGAAAGAGATTGGATTGAAGACACTCGTCTACAAAGCTTACAG GTGTTTCTTCATTGCCCAGTCCTATGTCCTGGTAAAGAAATGGAGTGAAGCCCTTGTGTTGTACGAGAGGGTGCTGAAATACGCCCGTGAGGTTCAGTCGGGAGCTGGAGCTCACAGGAACAGCTTGAAG GAGCTGCCTGATGTTCAGGATCTCATCACTCAAGTCAATGCAGAGAAATATTCCTTGCAAGCAGCAGCTATTTTAG ATGCAAATGATCCTCATGAGACCGAGTCTCCATCTCAGGTCAAGGATGGCAAG CCACTCTCAGAACGGTTTGAGACTTTCtgcctggatccttccctggtCAGCAAGCAAGTCAGTCTCGTGCACTTCCCACCAGGATTCCAGCCCATTCCATGCAAACCCTTGTTCTTTGACCTGGCCCTTAACCATGTTGCTTTCCCACCTCTGGAGGACAAGGTGGAGCAGAAGGCTAAGAGTGGCCTCACGGGATATATAAAGGGCATTTTTGGATTCAAAAGttaa